One window from the genome of Salvia splendens isolate huo1 chromosome 9, SspV2, whole genome shotgun sequence encodes:
- the LOC121747897 gene encoding serine/arginine-rich splicing factor RS31-like, with amino-acid sequence MWPVFCRNYECQTQQSDLDRLFSRYGKIVRIEMKSEYAFVYFEDENDAAKAIRELQGKPFGSQRLRLHVKWAVGKRRGHHGDLESNPRPSRTLFVKHFDPVRTQNRDIEKHFEPYGRVLNVRMSGDVAFVHFETQEDATRALELSQNSMLFDTVPRVEYAFKEYDARHRRKKRKRRNYASSRLPSPAYRHRRASPVYDRHAGPSNPRARSPKRLLRASPVYDRYEGPTNPRARSPKRVLRASPVYDRYEGPTNPRARSPKRVLRASPVYDRYEGPTNPRARSPDRARARSCAKVETVMRK; translated from the exons ATGTGGCCGGTGTTTTGCCGCAACTATGAGTGCCAGACTCAACAGTCGGACTTGGACCGTTTGTTCTCCAGATACGGAAAAATTGTGCGTATTGAAATGAAATCAG AATATGCTTTTGTCTATTTTGAGGATGAAAATGATGCGGCAAAGGCCATCCGAGAACTTCAAGGCAAGCCATTTGGGTCTCAAAGACTCAGATTACATGTTAAATGGGCCGTG GGTAAGCGTCGTGGGCATCATGGTGATTTAGAATCAAATCCAAGGCCATCTAGAACCCTTTTTGTGAAACACTTTGACCCTGTTCGTACTCAAAATCGTGACATTGAAAAACACTTCGAGCCTTATGGGAGGGTTCTTAATGTGCGTATGTCTGGGGATGTTGCTTTTGTGCATTTCGAAACTCAGGAAGATGCCACAAGAGCCCTGGAGCTCTCCCAGAATAG TATGTTATTTGATACAGTTCCTCGTGTTGAGTATGCTTTTAAGGAATATGATGCTAGGCACAGAAGAAAGAAGCGAAAGCGTAGAAATTATGCTTCCTCGAGGTTACCTAGTCCAGCATACCGCCACAGACGAGCAAGTCCTGTTTATGATAGGCACGCTGGTCCTTCAAATCCAAGGGCCAGGAGTCCTAAACGTTTGCTGCGAGCAAGTCCTGTTTATGATAGGTACGAGGGTCCTACAAATCCAAGGGCCAGGAGTCCTAAACGTGTTCTGCGAGCAAGTCCTGTTTATGATAGGTACGAGGGTCCTACAAATCCAAGGGCCAGGAGTCCTAAACGTGTGCTGCGAGCAAGTCCTGTTTATGATAGGTACGAGGGTCCTACAAATCCAAGGGCTAGGAGTCCTGATCGTGCGCGAGCAAGGTCCTGTGCGAAGGTCGAGACAGTGATGAGGAAGTAG
- the LOC121746491 gene encoding serine/arginine-rich splicing factor RS31-like isoform X1 — translation MWPVYCCNFESQSDFENLFPKYGRIESIVVKEGFAFVYFEDKNDAEAAIRGLDGILIGHMGRRLHVDWGTDTGEHRHHDGSESNARPNKTLFVIHYDPVRTRDRDIKSHFEHYGKVLNVTMRRNYAFVDFATQEDATEALKRTHRSKIFDRIISVGYAFQDDDDKHNGRRRNDAPLRSSIPAYRHGQASPDYGRYDGHSHPYRARASHVYDKHGGPSNSRARRPFRARASHVYDRNDGPSNPKARSPSHARASPVYGRYEGPSNPRGRIPYHVRASPVYNWYEDPSNPRARIPYHVRASPVYDKYRGHES, via the exons ATGTGGCCGGTCTATTGCTGCAACTTTGAGTCGCAGTCGGACTTCGAAAATTTGTTCCCCAAATACGGAAGAATTGAGAGTATTGTCGTGAAAGAAG GCTTTGCATTTGTCTATTTCGAGGATAAAAATGATGCGGAAGCTGCCATCCGTGGTCTTGATGGCATACTGATTGGGCATATGGGACGGAGATTACATGTTGACTGGGGCACGGACACG GGAGAGCATAGGCATCATGATGGTTCAGAATCAAACGCAAGACCAAATAAAACCCTTTTTGTGATACACTATGACCCTGTTCGTACTCGAGATCGTGACATAAAAAGCCACTTTGAGCATTATGGGAAGGTTCTCAATGTAACTATGCGTCGGAATTATGCTTTTGTGGACTTTGCAACTCAGGAAGATGCCACAGAAGCTCTGAAACGCACCCATAGGAG TAAGATATTCGATAGAATTATTTCTGTTGGTTATGCTTTCCAAGATGATGATGACAAGCATAACGGAAGGCGTAGAAATGATGCTCCACTGAGGTCATCCATTCCAGCATACCGCCATGGTCAAGCTAGTCCTGATTATGG GAGGTACGATGGTCATTCACATCCATATCGCGCGCGAGCAAGTCATGTTTATGATAAGCATGGTGGTCCTTCAAATTCAAGGGCCAGGAGACCTTTCCGTGCGCGAGCAAGTCATGTTTATGATAGAAACGATGGTCCTTCAAATCCAAAGGCCCGGAGTCCTTCACATGCCCGAGCAAGTCCTGTTTATGGTAGATACGAGGGTCCTTCAAATCCAAGGGGAAGGATTCCTTACCATGTGCGAGCAAGTCCTGTTTATAATTGGTACGAGGATCCTTCAAATCCAAGGGCCAGGATTCCTTACCATGTGCGAGCAAGTCCTGTTTATGATAAGTACAGGGGCCACGAATCCTGA
- the LOC121746491 gene encoding serine/arginine-rich splicing factor RS31-like isoform X2 has product MGRRLHVDWGTDTGEHRHHDGSESNARPNKTLFVIHYDPVRTRDRDIKSHFEHYGKVLNVTMRRNYAFVDFATQEDATEALKRTHRSKIFDRIISVGYAFQDDDDKHNGRRRNDAPLRSSIPAYRHGQASPDYGRYDGHSHPYRARASHVYDKHGGPSNSRARRPFRARASHVYDRNDGPSNPKARSPSHARASPVYGRYEGPSNPRGRIPYHVRASPVYNWYEDPSNPRARIPYHVRASPVYDKYRGHES; this is encoded by the exons ATGGGACGGAGATTACATGTTGACTGGGGCACGGACACG GGAGAGCATAGGCATCATGATGGTTCAGAATCAAACGCAAGACCAAATAAAACCCTTTTTGTGATACACTATGACCCTGTTCGTACTCGAGATCGTGACATAAAAAGCCACTTTGAGCATTATGGGAAGGTTCTCAATGTAACTATGCGTCGGAATTATGCTTTTGTGGACTTTGCAACTCAGGAAGATGCCACAGAAGCTCTGAAACGCACCCATAGGAG TAAGATATTCGATAGAATTATTTCTGTTGGTTATGCTTTCCAAGATGATGATGACAAGCATAACGGAAGGCGTAGAAATGATGCTCCACTGAGGTCATCCATTCCAGCATACCGCCATGGTCAAGCTAGTCCTGATTATGG GAGGTACGATGGTCATTCACATCCATATCGCGCGCGAGCAAGTCATGTTTATGATAAGCATGGTGGTCCTTCAAATTCAAGGGCCAGGAGACCTTTCCGTGCGCGAGCAAGTCATGTTTATGATAGAAACGATGGTCCTTCAAATCCAAAGGCCCGGAGTCCTTCACATGCCCGAGCAAGTCCTGTTTATGGTAGATACGAGGGTCCTTCAAATCCAAGGGGAAGGATTCCTTACCATGTGCGAGCAAGTCCTGTTTATAATTGGTACGAGGATCCTTCAAATCCAAGGGCCAGGATTCCTTACCATGTGCGAGCAAGTCCTGTTTATGATAAGTACAGGGGCCACGAATCCTGA
- the LOC121749673 gene encoding transcription factor MTB1-like, with amino-acid sequence MRRESSMAGVRWTDEDRAMASAVLGSKAFDYLISNKVSAECSLMSISNDENLQNKLSDLVEHPNLSNFSWNYAIFWQMSRSKIGDLVLGWGDGCCREPRDDEEDSDVTRFLKLRQEDEWQQRMRKRVLQKLHIWFGGSEDESYAFGLDRVTDAEMFFLASMYFSFSRGEGGPGRCFSSGEHLWLSDAFKSPVDYCVRSFLARNAGVQTVVLVPTDIGVVELGSVSCVPENVEVLRAVRSSFSSKSKRVAVNERSKGFVVEQMVPKVFGQDLCSGRVELKGNGDVRKVEYGNGNGNGNGLVWRQYPNAKPATPVEVYNPPRQIKHPLNRKPAQMQIDFGANSRPQSTEAEHSDIEVPCIEESMLVSEDNRPRKRGRKPANGREEPLNHVEAERQRREKLNQRFYALRAVVPNISKMDKASLLGDAIAYITELQNKLKGLESCNGRLSGEASVSENPPNTERPPPSIDIQAGVGEVTLKVSCQLDAHPVSSFVRAIKDARATIVDAKFASGSEKVFHTFVVKSDAPERLTKEKLLGTMSRDQQQP; translated from the coding sequence ATGAGGAGAGAATCTAGTATGGCCGGTGTTAGGTGGACCGACGAAGATAGGGCTATGGCTTCTGCCGTTTTAGGTAGCAAAGCATTCGATTACTTGATTTCAAACAAGGTTTCTGCGGAATGCTCTTTAATGTCGATTAGCAATGATGAGAATTTACAGAACAAGCTCTCAGATCTAGTAGAACATCCCAATTTGTCCAATTTCAGTTGGAATTACGCAATTTTCTGGCAAATGTCGAGGTCAAAAATTGGGGATTTAGTGTTGGGGTGGGGGGACGGGTGCTGTCGGGAGCCCCGGGACGATGAGGAGGATTCCGATGTTACTCGGTTCCTCAAGCTCCGGCAGGAGGACGAGTGGCAGCAGCGGATGCGGAAGCGGGTTCTGCAGAAGCTGCATATCTGGTTCGGGGGGAGCGAAGACGAGAGCTACGCGTTTGGGTTGGATAGGGTGACGGATGCCGAGATGTTTTTCTTGGCGTCGATGTATTTTTCGTTTAGTCGAGGGGAAGGGGGGCCGGGAAGGTGCTTTAGCTCGGGCGAGCATTTGTGGTTGAGCGATGCGTTTAAGTCGCCCGTTGATTACTGCGTTCGCTCGTTTTTGGCGAGGAATGCGGGGGTGCAGACCGTTGTGTTGGTTCCGACGGATATTGGTGTGGTGGAGCTGGGCTCTGTTAGTTGTGTTCCGGAGAATGTGGAGGTGTTGAGGGCCGTTAGGTCGTCTTTCTCTTCGAAGTCCAAGAGAGTTGCAGTGAATGAGCGATCGAAGGGTTTTGTAGTCGAACAAATGGTTCCTAAGGTTTTCGGGCAAGATTTATGCTCTGGTCGCGTGGAATTGAAGGGGAATGGCGATGTTAGGAAGGTTGAATatgggaacgggaacgggaATGGGAACGGTTTGGTGTGGAGACAGTACCCGAACGCGAAGCCTGCAACCCCAGTGGAGGTTTATAATCCTCCAAGGCAAATAAAACATCCGTTGAACCGGAAACCAGCGCAAATGCAGATTGATTTTGGTGCGAATTCGCGACCACAGAGCACAGAGGCAGAGCACTCTGACATTGAAGTTCCGTGTATCGAAGAGAGCATGCTGGTATCAGAAGACAACAGGCCAAGGAAGCGTGGCCGGAAGCCTGCCAACGGGAGGGAGGAGCCCCTCAATCACGTGGAGGCGGAGAGGCAGCGACGCGAGAAGCTGAACCAGCGTTTCTACGCGCTGAGAGCGGTGGTTCCGAATATTTCCAAGATGGACAAAGCTTCCCTCTTGGGAGATGCGATTGCTTACATAACCGAGCTTCAGAACAAGCTCAAGGGCTTGGAATCTTGTAACGGGAGGCTGTCGGGAGAGGCGTCAGTGTCGGAAAATCCGCCAAATACGGAAAGGCCACCCCCTAGCATCGACATCCAAGCAGGCGTAGGCGAAGTCACCCTGAAGGTGAGCTGCCAGCTCGATGCTCACCCCGTGTCGAGTTTCGTTCGAGCAATCAAGGATGCTCGGGCGACCATAGTAGACGCAAAATTTGCCTCCGGGAGCGAGAAAGTGTTCCATACCTTTGTCGTCAAATCAGATGCACCGGAGCGGCTAACCAAGGAAAAGCTGCTCGGAACGATGTCACGCGATCAGCAGCAGCCGTAG